A genomic window from Silene latifolia isolate original U9 population chromosome 11, ASM4854445v1, whole genome shotgun sequence includes:
- the LOC141612509 gene encoding dol-P-Man:Man(5)GlcNAc(2)-PP-Dol alpha-1,3-mannosyltransferase isoform X1: MGDRVKPGGRKSKAGESRISQKLSEVPIASLGRSNKDLAVRFAGALLVADALLVCLIIAYVPYTKIDWDAYMSQVTGFLGGERDYSNLEGDTGPLVYPAGFLYVYSCIQYITGGLILPAQVLFGILYIINLAIILFIYIKTDVLPWWALSLLCLSKRVHSIFVLRLFNDCITMTLLHAALATLLYQKWLLGLIVFSLAVSIKMNVLLYAPPLLLLMLKAMDISGTIVALGGAATVQIVLGFPFLISYPVAYISRAFNLGRVFIHFWSVNFKFVPEPVFVSKKFAVSLLLIHLGLLAVFAHRRWCKHEGGLLKVLHTAYVATLSSFPLRQLYAYGTTSKTLKEEHIVTTMFVGNFIGIVCARSLHYQFYSWYFFSVPYLLWKTPFPTLLRIALFATVEYCWNVYPSNCYSSAILLCVHLLILWGLWIAPVGYPYLDDNPSSSKKKK, from the exons ATGGGTGATAGGGTAAAACCTGGTGGAAGGAAATCTAAAGCGGGCGAATCTCGGATATCTCAGAAATTATCAGAAGTGCCCATAGCTTCATTAGGCAGATCTAATAAAGACTTGGCAGTGCGCTTTGCGGGTGCCCTTCTTGTTGCTGATGCTCTTCTTGTCTGTCTTATCATTGCTTATGTCCCAT ACACGAAGATAGATTGGGATGCTTACATGTCACAG GTAACCGGGTTTCTGGGTGGGGAGAGAGATTATAGTAACTTAGAAGGCGACACTGGCCCTCTCGTTTATCCAGCTGGTTTTCTGTATGTATATTCCTGTATTCAGTACATCACAGGAGGTTTGATACTTCCTGCTCAG GTTTTATTTGGAATTTTATACATTATCAATCTTGCCATCATATTATTTATCTATATAAAGACTGATGTG CTTCCATGGTGGGCGCTTAGCTTGCTTTGTTTATCAAAGAGGGTACATTCCATTTTCGTGCTTCGTCTCTTTAACGATTGCATTACGATGACTCTGCTACATGCTGCACTTGCAACTCTTCTTTATCAGAAGTGGTTGTTGGGGTTGATAGTCTTCAG CTTGGCTGTCTCAATAAAGATGAACGTGCTTCTCTATGCCCCACCCTTACTTCTACTTATGTTGAAG GCTATGGATATAAGCGGAACAATAGTGGCTCTAGGTGGAGCTGCCACAGTTCAG ATTGTACTCGGATTCCCTTTCTTGATTTCATATCCAGTGGCATACATATCCAGGGCCTTCAATCTTGGACGTGTCTTCATCCATTTTTG GTCTGTCAACTTCAAGTTTGTTCCAGAACCAGTCTTTGTTTCAAAGAAATTTGCAGTCTCATTGCTACTTATACATCTTGGACTCCTAGCTGTTTTTGCTCACAGGAGGTGGTGCAA GCATGAGGGCGGGCTTTTAAAGGTATTGCATACTGCCTATGTCGCTACACTAAGTTCCTTCCCTCTTCGGCAACTTTATGCATACGGGACTACCTCCAAAACTCTCAAGGAAGAAC ATATAGTAACTACGATGTTTGTTGGAAACTTCATCGGCATTGTTTGTGCTCGCTCACTGCATTACCAGTTTTATTCCTG GTACTTCTTTAGCGTGCCCTATCTTTTGTGGAAGACCCCTTTTCCCACTCTTCTTCG CATAGCATTGTTTGCGACGGTGGAGTATTGTTGGAATGTGTATCCATCAAACTGCTACTCATCGGCTATACTTCTTTGCGTCCACCTGCTGATACTATGGGGATTGTGGATTGCTCCTGTCGGATACCCCTACTTGGACGATAACCCTTCTTCAAGTAAGAAGAAGAAATAG
- the LOC141612509 gene encoding dol-P-Man:Man(5)GlcNAc(2)-PP-Dol alpha-1,3-mannosyltransferase isoform X2 translates to MSQVTGFLGGERDYSNLEGDTGPLVYPAGFLYVYSCIQYITGGLILPAQVLFGILYIINLAIILFIYIKTDVLPWWALSLLCLSKRVHSIFVLRLFNDCITMTLLHAALATLLYQKWLLGLIVFSLAVSIKMNVLLYAPPLLLLMLKAMDISGTIVALGGAATVQIVLGFPFLISYPVAYISRAFNLGRVFIHFWSVNFKFVPEPVFVSKKFAVSLLLIHLGLLAVFAHRRWCKHEGGLLKVLHTAYVATLSSFPLRQLYAYGTTSKTLKEEHIVTTMFVGNFIGIVCARSLHYQFYSWYFFSVPYLLWKTPFPTLLRIALFATVEYCWNVYPSNCYSSAILLCVHLLILWGLWIAPVGYPYLDDNPSSSKKKK, encoded by the exons ATGTCACAG GTAACCGGGTTTCTGGGTGGGGAGAGAGATTATAGTAACTTAGAAGGCGACACTGGCCCTCTCGTTTATCCAGCTGGTTTTCTGTATGTATATTCCTGTATTCAGTACATCACAGGAGGTTTGATACTTCCTGCTCAG GTTTTATTTGGAATTTTATACATTATCAATCTTGCCATCATATTATTTATCTATATAAAGACTGATGTG CTTCCATGGTGGGCGCTTAGCTTGCTTTGTTTATCAAAGAGGGTACATTCCATTTTCGTGCTTCGTCTCTTTAACGATTGCATTACGATGACTCTGCTACATGCTGCACTTGCAACTCTTCTTTATCAGAAGTGGTTGTTGGGGTTGATAGTCTTCAG CTTGGCTGTCTCAATAAAGATGAACGTGCTTCTCTATGCCCCACCCTTACTTCTACTTATGTTGAAG GCTATGGATATAAGCGGAACAATAGTGGCTCTAGGTGGAGCTGCCACAGTTCAG ATTGTACTCGGATTCCCTTTCTTGATTTCATATCCAGTGGCATACATATCCAGGGCCTTCAATCTTGGACGTGTCTTCATCCATTTTTG GTCTGTCAACTTCAAGTTTGTTCCAGAACCAGTCTTTGTTTCAAAGAAATTTGCAGTCTCATTGCTACTTATACATCTTGGACTCCTAGCTGTTTTTGCTCACAGGAGGTGGTGCAA GCATGAGGGCGGGCTTTTAAAGGTATTGCATACTGCCTATGTCGCTACACTAAGTTCCTTCCCTCTTCGGCAACTTTATGCATACGGGACTACCTCCAAAACTCTCAAGGAAGAAC ATATAGTAACTACGATGTTTGTTGGAAACTTCATCGGCATTGTTTGTGCTCGCTCACTGCATTACCAGTTTTATTCCTG GTACTTCTTTAGCGTGCCCTATCTTTTGTGGAAGACCCCTTTTCCCACTCTTCTTCG CATAGCATTGTTTGCGACGGTGGAGTATTGTTGGAATGTGTATCCATCAAACTGCTACTCATCGGCTATACTTCTTTGCGTCCACCTGCTGATACTATGGGGATTGTGGATTGCTCCTGTCGGATACCCCTACTTGGACGATAACCCTTCTTCAAGTAAGAAGAAGAAATAG
- the LOC141612508 gene encoding uncharacterized protein LOC141612508 yields the protein MGKCTDVFPYVWFLKSDSSNDVSHAQLMGGALCIHPTGILVSVTHAVKPDSPFFNDAQSVVTFAARRHTDATGVRVVEMIENTEGKEYGLSLFKLHKINQDEVFDAFPLPDSIAFKAGVKIFAFVHHLFPFSGAFGYVCQTYKSNACLSVPVPGGSRTVGSVVSQTHMKRICDCMSCDSRVSDVIEKEVFYESLRKLNPDLRLIQVQNLLHTTLDGQCGWPVFTEKTNRLVGLIAFSTGFFQFLIPAQILREVLDRNLVILGLDEASPPQSEVAQ from the exons ATGGGTAAATGTACAGACGTCTTTCCGTATGTGTGGTTTCTGAAATCCGATTCCTCTAATGATGTTTCCCATGCCCAACTTATGGGGGGTGCATTATGCATCCACCCGACTGGAATTCTAGTCTCAGTGACACATGCTGTAAAACCGGATTCTCCCTTCTTTAATGATGCTCAGTCCGTAGTGACTTTCGCTGCGAGGAGGCATACTGATGCAACGGGAGTTAGAGTAGTAGAGATGATTGAAAATACCGAAGGGAAAGAGTATGGGTTAAGCTTGTTTAAGTTGCATAAGATTAATCAAGATGAGGTCTTTGATGCTTTTCCGCTCCCTGATAGCATAGCATTCAAGGCGGGGGTTAAAATTTTTGCTTTCGTACACCACCTGTTTCCTTTTAGTGGCGCGTTTGGGTACGTTTGCCAAACTTATAAGTCAAATGCTTGCCTTAGTGTTCCCGTTCCTGGAGGATCCCGGACTGTTGGATCGGTTGTTAGTCAAACACATATGAAGAGGATTTGtgattgtatgtcatgtgactcACGTGTCTCTGATGTTATTGAAAAGGAAGTTTTTTATGAGAGCTTAAGGAAACTCAATCCTGATCTCCGGTTAATCCAAGTCCAAAACCTGCTTCATACCACTCTTGATGGTCAGTGTGGCTGGCCGGTCTTTACTGAGAAGACAAACAGACTTGTAGGCCTCATTGCTTTTTCTACGGGATTTTTCCAGTTCTTAATCCCTGCCCAGATTCTCCGAGAGGTGCTTGACCGTAATTTGGTCATTCTTGGTCTCGATGAGGCATCTCCACCGCAGTCAGAG GTGGCTCAGTAG
- the LOC141612506 gene encoding uncharacterized protein LOC141612506, protein MQSSGLSVYLPNFNPTPLLPLITARRTINSPKSAAVSVSVSVSVFKNKIKCSNSDDSTARSLFRTCKNCKTQFDSALNHPLACRFHPAHFGGETKRKFESVHTGGTMNTPNSGQVLEYWHCCGSEDAFDPGCTSSPHLSYDD, encoded by the exons ATGCAGTCATCCGGGTTATCAGTTTATCTCCCCAATTTCAACCCGACACCTCTACTCCCATTGATTACAGCTCGAAGAACAATCAATTCCCCAAAATCAGCTGCAGTTTCAGTTTCAGTTTCAGTTTCAGTATTTAAGAACAAAATCAAATGTAGTAATTCAGATGATTCGACTGCAAGAAGCCTTTTTCGAACATGTAAGAATTGCAAAACCCAGTTTGATTCTGCTCTTAATCACCCTCTTGCTTGCCGTTTTCACCCTGCCCATTTCGGAG GAGAGACGAAGAGAAAGTTTGAGAGCGTTCACACCGGAGGAACAATGAACACCCCGAATTCCGGCCAAGTTCTCGAATACTGGCACTGTTGTGGCTCAGAAGATGCCTTTGATCCTGGTTGTACGTCATCTCCACACTTATCCTACGATGATTAA
- the LOC141612517 gene encoding ATP-dependent Clp protease proteolytic subunit 3, chloroplastic has product MEISTITTSPLSSSSISCSSTPVSFFNNNHLEFNHLKPSIPALNSWNQTKRTNLHLKALKSSFQTPTLSSNWEIAGTTSAPWLPKFEELDTTNMLLRQRIIFLGSQIDDTTADFVITQLLLLNAEDSKKDIKLFINSPGGSVTAGMGIYDAMKQCTADVSTICMGLAASMGAFLLASGTKGKRYCMPNSRVMIHQPLGTAGGRSTDMSIRIREMAYHKVKLNKIFSRITGKPEQQIELDTDRDNFMNPWEAKEYGLVDDVIDDGKPGLIAPIGDTAPPPKTKVWDLWKIEGSRKAKKNLPSENKMLQNGLNGGQGSDNEKGTTEEKDVSTSV; this is encoded by the exons atggaGATTAGCACAATCACAACCtcaccattatcatcatcatcaatatcaTGTTCATCAACTCCAGTATCCTTCTTCAACAACAATCATCTTGAATTCAATCATCTAAAACCATCAATTCCTGCTCTAAATTCATGGAATCAAACCAAAAGAACAAATCTTCATCTCAAAGCATTAAAATCGTCATTTCAAACCCCAACTTTATCTTCAAATTGGGAAATTGCAGGAACAACTTCTGCACCATGGTTACCTAAATTTGAAGAACTTGATACTACCAACATGCTTCTTCGTCAAAGAATCATCTTCTTAGGCTCTCAA ATTGATGACACGACTGCAGATTTTGTGATTACCCAGCTCTTACTCTTGAATGCAGAAGACTCGAAGAAAGatatcaaattgttcatcaattcTCCTGGTGGATCAGTTACTGCAG GAATGGGGATATATGATGCTATGAAGCAATGCACGGCGGATGTTTCTACTATTTGCATGGGATTAGCTGCATCTATGGGTGCATTTCTTCTTGCTTCTGGCACTAAAGGGAAGCGTTATTGTATGCCCAATTCAAGAGTGATGATCCATCAACCACTTGGAACTGCTGGTGGAAGG TCAACGGATATGAGCATACGCATAAGAGAAATGGCGTACCACAAAGTCAAGTTAAACAAAATTTTCTCAAGAATCACAGGAAAGCCCGAACAACAG ATTGAATTAGACACGGACCGTGACAACTTCATGAATCCTTGGGAAGCAAAAGAATATGGACTAGTAGATGATGTCATTGATGATGGTAAGCCGGGGTTGATCGCACCCATTGGAGATACAGCTCCACCTCCCAAGACCAAGGTATGGGACCTTTGGAAAATCGAGGGCAGCCGTAAGGCTAAGAAGAACCTTCCCTCCGAGAACAAGATGCTTCAAAATGGCCTTAACGGAGGACAGGGAAGCGACAATGAGAAGGGAACAACGGAAGAGAAAGATGTCTCCACTTCGGTATAG
- the LOC141612518 gene encoding uncharacterized protein LOC141612518, translating to MNKYGLAILLIVSQICSVMSFESTGPAFMWSPHIDMKLEETVSYQTLTSKDLAKAVMSKGSWSNIMCESKSSHQPVDVAVVFVGKELRSSDISGKVISDASLVHLLKDSFTKSNFSMAYPYVTSNVMEGTLENSLLEEFDESCDGKLGVGSIAITDSCSIEDKQFSKLSGMHSVQEYIASAMEKGMNGRTDLLVVCHRGLSSVKNLDGPHPEGDVFSELMTSLDNSGAKYAVLYVSDTYNPIPSSYQLGRLLAEAPGNASTDSVFCNGVCQIKKTLLEALFVTIVLLIILISGFCCMMGIDSPTRFETPQES from the exons ATGAACAAGTATGGATTAGCGATTCTGCTGATTGTATCTCAGATATGTTCTGTGATGAGCTTCGAATCGACTGGACCTGCATTCATGTGGTCTCCTCATATTGACAT GAAACTTGAAGAAACTGTAAGTTACCAAACACTCACATCGAAAGATTTAGCAAAGGCTGTAATGTCCAAAGGAAGCTGGTCAAACATAATG TGTGAGAGTAAAAGCTCTCATCAGCCTGTTGATGTTGCCGTTGTGTTTGTTGGAAAAGAG TTGCGATCATCTGATATATCGGGAAAAGTGATCTCAGATGCTTCACTTGTGCATTTGCTAAAG GACTCCTTCACAAAGTCCAATTTCTCAATGGCATATCCATATGTGACATCTAATGTGATGGAAGGGACACTGGAAaattctttgcttgaagagtttgatgagtcatGTGACGGTAAATTGGGAGTCGGCAGTATCGCGATCACGGACTCTTGTTCAATTGAGGacaaacaattttcaaaactttcAGGCATGCACTCAGTTCAG GAGTATATTGCCTCAGCTATGGAGAAAGGTATGAATGGCCGAACAGATTTGCTTGTGGTTTGCCACAGAGGTTTGAGTTCAGTGAAAAACCTTGACGGTCCCCACCCTGAAG GTGATGTTTTCTCGGAGTTGATGACTTCATTAGACAATTCTGGAGCAAAGTATGCAGTTCTTTATGTTTCAGATACATATAACCCCATCCCTTCAAGCTACCAGTTAGGAAGGTTGCTGGCTGAAGCTCCTGGAAATGCTTCCACGGATTCTGTTTTTTGCAATGGTGTTTGTCAGATCAAGAAAACCCTCCTGGAAGCACTTTTTGTG ACGATAGTATTGCTTATAATATTGATCTCTGGATTCTGCTGCATGATGGGCATTGATTCTCCAACAAGATTCGAGACACCTCAAGAATCTTAA